In Zingiber officinale cultivar Zhangliang chromosome 8B, Zo_v1.1, whole genome shotgun sequence, a single genomic region encodes these proteins:
- the LOC122017665 gene encoding S-adenosylmethionine decarboxylase proenzyme-like — translation MALTTMTGSPDLALVSAIGFEGFEKRLEITFSEASIFARSHGHGLRSLSRAQIDSVLDLACCTIVSQLANNDFDSYVLSESSLFVYPYKIIIKTCGTTKLLLSIPRILELAAELSLSLQSVKYSRGTFIFPSAQPAPYHSFSEEVSVLNGFFGDLKSGGNAYVISDPLIPDRKWHIYYATEKPEHPMVTLEMCMTGLDTGRASIFFKNNVAASATEMTKFSGISEIIPEMEICDFDFEPCGYSMNGISGPALSTVHVTPEDGFSYASYEAMGFHPESQSYNDLVERVLSCFGPSEFSVAVTIFGGREQAASWGKEVDVYGYNCGEMIEQELPDGGLLIYQSFSASPVTAPVSPRSILHPWERENQESIATAKDEDELLMMMMMEKGRKAESQEIQVF, via the coding sequence ATGGCATTGACGACGATGACTGGCTCTCCTGACCTTGCTCTTGTTTCTGCAATCGGGTTCGAGGGGTTCGAGAAACGCTTGGAGATCACCTTCTCTGAGGCATCAATCTTCGCTCGCTCTCATGGCCATGGCCTGCGCTCCCTCTCTCGGGCACAGATCGACTCTGTTCTGGATTTGGCATGCTGCACCATCGTGTCTCAATTGGCTAACAATGACTTCGACTCCTACGTACTCTCCGAGTCGAGCCTCTTCGTCTACCCTTACAAGATCATCATCAAGACTTGCGGGACCACAAAGCTCCTCCTCTCCATTCCTAGAatcctcgagcttgcagcagagCTTTCGCTCTCTCTTCAATCCGTTAAGTACTCTCGGGGAACCTTCATCTTCCCGAGCGCGCAACCAGCCCCGTACCACAGCTTCTCTGAAGAAGTTTCTGTCCTCAATGGCTTCTTCGGCGACCTCAAGTCCGGTGGCAATGCTTATGTTATCAGTGATCCCTTAATACCGGACCGCAAATGGCACATCTACTATGCTACTGAGAAGCCCGAGCATCCTATGGTCACTCTGGAGATGTGTATGACTGGATTGGACACTGGACGAGCTTCCATCTTCTTCAAGAACAATGTTGCTGCTTCTGCCACTGAGATGACGAAGTTCTCAGGGATCTCTGAAATCATCCCTGAGATGGAAATCTGCGACTTCGACTTCGAGCCTTGCGGCTACTCCATGAACGGGATATCTGGGCCAGCACTCTCTACCGTCCATGTAACACCAGAGGACGGTTTCAGCTATGCAAGCTACGAGGCCATGGGGTTCCACCCTGAGTCCCAATCATACAACGACTTGGTCGAAAGGGTCCTCTCCTGCTTCGGCCCTTCTGAATTCTCTGTTGCTGTCACCATATTTGGAGGACGTGAGCAAGCTGCCTCATGGGGAAAGGAAGTTGACGTATATGGTTACAATTGCGGGGAAATGATAGAGCAGGAGCTGCCTGACGGAGGATTACTGATCTACCAGAGTTTTTCTGCTTCCCCTGTGACAGCTCCTGTCTCACCGAGGTCCATCTTGCACCCCTGGGAAAGAGAGAACCAGGAGAGTATTGCGACTGCAAAGGATGAGGATGAGcttctgatgatgatgatgatggagaAGGGAAGGAAAGCTGAGAGTCAGGAAATTCAAGTGTTTTAG
- the LOC122017870 gene encoding uncharacterized protein At5g64816-like, translated as MVDVWWSLLGAAIPAIIAGQVVRVRRRHADEQRLKNARGRENSDEIFVCERVCTSKRMLKKVGAFSKDPILDTCVTVCGVSELDACADACARTVCVNQHQVPNWNDICMKRCQSECLRLSASSI; from the coding sequence ATGGTGGATGTATGGTGGTCATTGCTAGGGGCTGCAATTCCAGCCATCATAGCGGGGCAAGTCGTCAGAGTAAGAAGGCGACATGCTGATGAACAAAGGCTCAAGAATGCTCGCGGCCGTGAGAACTCTGATGAAATCTTCGTCTGCGAGAGAGTCTGTACTTCGAAGAGAATGCTGAAGAAGGTCGGCGCATTTTCTAAAGATCCGATCCTCGACACGTGTGTCACTGTGTGTGGTGTCTCGGAACTTGATGCCTGTGCTGATGCCTGTGCCAGGACTGTCTGTGTTAACCAACACCAAGTGCCCAATTGGAACGACATCTGCATGAAGAGGTGCCAAAGCGAATGCCTCAGGCTCTCTGCATCTTCGATTTGA